The following proteins are encoded in a genomic region of Armatimonadota bacterium:
- the ftsX gene encoding permease-like cell division protein FtsX, producing the protein MAERRPVGGRPAVPPPVAVAAARVRAAVAYTVREAALAFRRNGLMSLAAVTTILVTLLLVGCGLILSANLHHLARVVEGQVGVVAYLRDGLTPAERDRLVAEARRVPGVRAVTFVGRDVALRRLQATLGDRVALRDVVQTNPLPDSLEIAVTEGRQVRRVAEAVRRLRGVEEVAFGGEVVDRLLAVTGVVRAVGLGLALLLGLVALIIIMNTVRLTILARRQEIEIMQLVGAGGWYMRSPFLMEGAVEGALAILLAAGVLVPAYAFLVERARGALPFLPLLGPADLLPGLLGTIGAGGLVVGMSGSLLALRRFLQT; encoded by the coding sequence GTGGCTGAACGGCGTCCGGTCGGAGGCCGTCCGGCCGTACCTCCCCCCGTGGCGGTGGCGGCAGCCCGGGTGCGGGCGGCGGTGGCCTACACCGTCCGCGAGGCGGCCCTGGCCTTCCGCCGCAACGGGCTGATGAGCCTGGCCGCGGTCACCACCATCCTGGTGACGCTGCTGCTCGTCGGCTGCGGCCTCATCCTCAGTGCCAACCTCCACCACCTGGCCCGCGTGGTCGAGGGGCAGGTGGGCGTGGTGGCCTACCTGCGCGACGGGCTCACGCCGGCGGAGCGGGACCGCCTGGTGGCGGAGGCGCGTCGGGTGCCGGGCGTGCGCGCGGTGACCTTCGTCGGCCGCGACGTCGCCCTGCGGCGGCTCCAGGCCACGCTCGGCGACCGGGTGGCGCTGCGCGACGTGGTCCAGACCAACCCGCTGCCCGACTCGCTGGAGATCGCCGTCACCGAGGGCCGCCAGGTCCGGCGGGTGGCCGAGGCGGTGCGCCGCCTGCGCGGCGTGGAGGAGGTGGCCTTCGGGGGCGAGGTCGTGGACCGCCTCCTCGCCGTCACCGGGGTGGTGCGCGCCGTCGGGCTGGGGCTGGCCCTCCTGCTGGGGCTCGTGGCCCTGATCATCATCATGAACACGGTGCGCCTCACCATCCTGGCGCGGCGTCAGGAGATCGAGATCATGCAGCTCGTGGGCGCCGGCGGGTGGTACATGCGCTCCCCCTTCCTCATGGAGGGGGCCGTGGAAGGCGCGCTGGCCATCCTGCTGGCCGCCGGCGTGCTCGTCCCCGCCTACGCCTTCCTGGTGGAGCGGGCGCGCGGCGCCCTGCCCTTCCTCCCCCTGCTGGGGCCTGCCGACCTCCTCCCCGGGCTGCTCGGGACGATCGGTGCAGGGGGGCTGGTGGTGGGGATGAGCGGGAGCCTGCTGGCCCTGCGCCGCTTCCTCCAGACCTGA
- the ftsE gene encoding cell division ATP-binding protein FtsE codes for MIRFRGVSKCYPNGVTALRDVSLSIEPGEFVFIIGATGSGKSTLLKLIYRAEVPTRGQVIVGGRDITRLPRRHVPALRRSMGIVFQDYKLLPHKTAYENVAFALHVTGAAPHEIRPRTLRALGVVGLEERADAYPHQLSGGEQQRVSIARALVHQPPLLLADEPTGNLDPRTSWEIIQLLSRINLHGTTVVVTTHNKTIVDILRKRVVELAGGTVVRDEDYGLYTPRAAVDVPHLVVGRRG; via the coding sequence ATGATCCGATTCCGCGGCGTCTCCAAGTGCTACCCCAACGGCGTCACCGCCCTCCGGGACGTCTCCCTCTCCATCGAGCCGGGCGAGTTCGTCTTCATCATCGGGGCCACGGGGTCCGGCAAGTCCACCCTGCTCAAGCTCATCTACCGGGCTGAAGTGCCCACCCGGGGGCAGGTGATTGTGGGCGGCCGGGACATCACCCGGCTGCCGCGCCGCCACGTCCCGGCGCTGCGCCGGAGTATGGGCATCGTCTTCCAGGACTACAAGCTCCTGCCGCACAAGACCGCCTACGAGAACGTGGCCTTCGCCCTGCACGTGACCGGCGCCGCCCCGCACGAGATCCGGCCGCGCACCCTGCGGGCGCTCGGCGTGGTGGGGCTGGAGGAGCGGGCCGACGCCTACCCGCACCAGCTCTCCGGCGGGGAGCAGCAGCGGGTCTCCATCGCGCGCGCCCTGGTCCACCAGCCCCCGCTGCTGCTGGCCGACGAGCCTACCGGCAACCTCGACCCGCGCACCTCCTGGGAGATCATCCAGCTCCTCAGCCGCATCAACCTGCACGGCACGACGGTGGTCGTCACCACCCACAACAAGACGATCGTGGACATCCTGCGCAAGCGCGTCGTCGAACTGGCCGGGGGCACGGTGGTCCGCGACGAGGACTACGGCCTCTACACCCCCCGTGCCGCCGTGGACGTGCCGCATCTGGTGGTGGGGCGGCGTGGCTGA
- the surE gene encoding 5'/3'-nucleotidase SurE yields the protein MRILLTNDDGIHSPGVLALARALARSGEVAVVAPEHERSATGHAITLHKPLRATPTALPGLDVRAWATNGTPADCVVLGVLALLPWRPDLVISGINGEANIGSDLTYSGTVSGAMEGAIMGFPSLAVSVAVFRRAGEVREVHYDVAADVAARLVARLGQQRLPDEVVLNVNVPNLPRGALRGLAVTRQGQRRYVSRLEERRDPRGRVYYWLTGDRAPEPDEEGTDGWALRQGLVSVTPLRMDMTAGEPVTSHVAQLVAGISLAD from the coding sequence GTGAGGATCCTGCTCACCAACGACGACGGGATCCACAGCCCGGGGGTGCTGGCCCTGGCGCGGGCCCTCGCCCGGAGCGGCGAGGTGGCCGTCGTGGCCCCGGAGCACGAGCGCAGCGCCACCGGGCACGCCATCACCCTGCACAAGCCGCTGCGCGCCACCCCGACGGCGCTGCCGGGGCTCGACGTGCGCGCCTGGGCCACCAACGGCACCCCAGCCGACTGCGTCGTCCTGGGGGTGCTGGCGCTGCTGCCCTGGCGTCCCGACCTGGTGATCTCGGGGATCAACGGGGAAGCCAACATCGGCAGCGACCTGACCTACTCGGGCACCGTCTCCGGCGCCATGGAGGGGGCCATCATGGGGTTCCCCAGTCTCGCTGTCTCCGTGGCCGTCTTCCGGCGCGCCGGCGAGGTCCGCGAGGTCCACTACGACGTGGCTGCCGACGTGGCGGCCCGTCTGGTGGCCCGGCTGGGGCAGCAGCGGCTGCCCGACGAGGTGGTGCTGAACGTGAACGTCCCCAACCTGCCGCGCGGCGCCCTGCGCGGCCTGGCCGTCACGCGTCAGGGGCAGCGGCGCTACGTCAGCCGGCTGGAGGAGCGGCGCGACCCGCGCGGGCGGGTCTACTACTGGCTCACCGGAGACCGCGCTCCCGAACCCGACGAGGAGGGCACCGACGGGTGGGCCCTGCGCCAGGGGCTGGTCTCGGTGACACCGTTGCGGATGGACATGACCGCCGGCGAGCCGGTGACCTCGCACGTGGCGCAGCTGGTGGCCGGGATCTCGCTGGCGGACTGA